A genomic region of Dreissena polymorpha isolate Duluth1 chromosome 4, UMN_Dpol_1.0, whole genome shotgun sequence contains the following coding sequences:
- the LOC127879153 gene encoding uncharacterized protein LOC127879153 — MNRLQTYRAAHAMLRILRTSSQYSPCSLTFQYRTGERPCLRNHTKQLHTSHRLCKKFNEELYETVSVYDSTGANLIVETELLVLQKFCQKFHRFYCEQMTSNTPKDNTKPKCYILKEKEQKSSEPLKEKERKSDEPNVKQVKFSNKSHKDITKLNRIVENLVNHGVVSVQYGKNVPEGLSAVICEYSTFSKLPADCSSIRAKPITTDMIRSLIQLVRDAEKEHLENVQGMLTNMKSSE, encoded by the exons ATGAACCG ACTACAGACATACAGAGCTGCGCATGCCATGCTGAGGATTCTGCGAACCTCGAGCCAGTATTCACCTTGCAGTCTCACTTTCCAGTATAGAACAGGTGAAAGACCATGTCTCAGGAATCACACAAAACAGCTCCATACTTCCCATCGTCTGTGTAAAAAATTCAATGAAGAGCTTTATGAAACTGTTTCTGTGTATGATTCAACTGGTGCTAACTTAATTGTGGAAACAGAACTGCTGGTGCTACAGAAATTCTGTCAGAAATTCCACAGGTTTTACTGTGAACAAATGACAAGTAATACTCCAAAGGACAATACCAAACCTAAATGTTACATATTGAAAGAAAAAGAGCAGAAATCTTCTGAACCTCTGAAAGAGAAAGAACGGAAATCTGATGAACCTAATGTGAAGCAAGTAAAGTTTAGCAACAAAAGTCACAAAGACATAACAAAACTTAACAGGATAGTTGAAAACCTTGTCAACCACGGTGTAGTAAGTGTTCAGTATGGAAAG AATGTTCCAGAAGGTTTGAGTGCGGTTATATGCGAATACAGCACCTTTAGTAAACTGCCAGCTGATTGCTCAAGCATCCGAGCTAAACCAATAACAACAGACATGATCCGTTCTCTGATCCAGCTTGTGAGAGATGCAGAGAAGGAGCATTTGGAAAATGTGCAAGGAATGTTGACTAATATGAAATCATCAGAATAA